The Podarcis raffonei isolate rPodRaf1 chromosome 7, rPodRaf1.pri, whole genome shotgun sequence nucleotide sequence CTGCCTGCACACCAGACATTTACagcgcatttaaagcacacgcgCCCCAAGAACCCGGGCAACTGTAGTTTGCCTCTCGCAAAGTTGCAACGCCCAGCACCctgaacagactacagttcccagaattattggggtgtgtgcgtgtgtgcatgcgcTTTGAATGCACGCCGATCGCGCAGCCCTGTGTACAGACGTTGAATTTAGCTCTGCCCCTGCAATCGTGAGCTTGCCCGCGGGAGCAAATCCCTCTCGGTCTCCTTTGAAATAAACAAGCAAGTCAACACAAAgcaacaaaaacaagcaaacgaCGTCTGACCAAGGAAGTGAAAGGCGAGCGGAGGAAGACGCGTCCTGCCCTCGCCAGTTCTTGCCCCCGCCCGCCTCACTGCAAGGCAAACGAGCTCTCCCTTCTTGCCTTCTTGCCAGCAACTGCTGACATTTGTAGGCAGGAAAGGAAGGAGCAGTACAGAGATGGGGCGAGGGGGTGTGTTATATCATATCTCCCCCTTACTGGACCGCAGCTAGCCCAGTCTGACCCTTTCTCCGAGTCCTGGTGATGtaaggcgggtgtgtgtgtgtgtgtgtgtgtgtgtagaccttTTACCTGCCAGGCAAGGTCGCATTTCGCGAAGCAAAGGCTACCTCGACTGCTACAGTTTCATGCAAGCACATTAAGAGGAGCCCGGTTGGATCAGGCCTACTTGCGCGCAAGTAGGAAGCGCAAACTGAAAACTGGGCGAGTTGGAAAAGTTGGGAAGGGTCGCAGAGAGAGAACAGGAGCGGAAATGTTTGTTTGGGTTTTGAATCTGTTGctgatagtaatagtaatagtaatagtaatagtaatagtaatagtaataataatattccaaGGAAGGGGACTCAATGGGTTTTCAAGAACAGCAGGCCAGTATTTGCACGATTTCCTTTTGGATTTACATTGCTCTGTTCCTGTTGTTTACTCTTCAGTAGGTGTGGCAGTTGAGCTCCCCTTTCGTTTATCTTAGCGCATAATTCAGCTGGAAGCTCTCCTGCACAAGTTTCCATTTCGTAATGTTCCAGCAAGACCTTGCAGGGGAGCTTTAAACGGCGCCAAACTTCCGCTTAAATGAATGGGGCATGCGCAAGATTTTACTCGCCTTCAGCCAATGAGGGCTTCCCGTTCATTTATACCTTTTAATATCTAACGCGATATCGTTTCAGCTCatcacagtggggggggggcttgcgcAGGAGAACTTCCCGATGGATGCACCTTAATTGCTATTTAATAAATCGGTTAGATTTGGGCGAGGCGGTGGAGATTGAATCCATTGCAAAGAGATAGTAATtcacatctgtgtgtgtgtgtgtgtgtgtgtgtgtgcgcgtgtgtgaaTGTGAAGTAGATTATACCAAAACCGTTGGATCTGACAGGCAAAGAGGGAAATGTTTCAAAGCCAGCTGCCCAAAGTCTTTCGATTTTTCCTTCCAGAAAAAGAAATCCCAGGTCTAAATTCTAGCAAGGGGTGAGTAAATTATGGAAATCTTAGATAATTCTTTGGGCGTATAAACATCAAAGGAGAGTCGTTAGCTTTCCTAATCTCTGCCACAGAAtggattttcaaaataaaataaaataaaatataaaaccaacTGAAATGTACATGTTATCCAACAGAGAACCTGGTGTATAATAAGGCgaggaagggaagagagaaagagagaaagagagaaagaaagagagagagagggaatattCACGCTATGGGAGGAGGAAGCTCCCATTCAAAGGTCGCCGCGAAAGGGAGCGCGGGATAATTTTACACTTTTCTCCTTTAGAATAATAATCTGACAGATACGATGGAATTGTTGGCATCTATATGGCCCATCTGCCTGAAGGCACTATATTCCCTCAAAAGAGCTTTAgcctgaaaaaatatatatcacataTAAAAATTACGCTGAGTagtatttaaatacaaaattgTATTAAACCCACAAGTTACCGTTATAAAGCCAAAACACAACAAATTCCACAGCTTCGTTTGAAACCTGCTGCGGCCAGGGATAGAAATATCAGCCAGTTGCTGAGAGCACCATTCGccagggaagttctcctgcgCACGCCCCATCGAAATGAACGGGACGTGGGCAAGAGGACTCGCGGGGAAACCGAATGGAAAAGCGTGATTGGTTTCAAGTGAGGCTTGCACAGGAGAACTGCCCCCCTCGGCTGACCCTCTTAACATTCTGCACTGAGAAATTTGAAATGTCACATGGAAAGGATCTTATAATcctaaataaagaagtaaaaagtATAGATTGGAAGAAATAAATTTTCAGATAAAGGAGGCAGGCAAACAGATTTGGTTTGTGTCAGAATTGCTGTAAAGAAGAAACACCTTAGGAAAGGGTTGGAAGTCTAGACTGAATTGGGAATAGCTCTGGGGATGGGGGAGGCCCGAATCACTCAGATAAATAGACCCCATTATTGCTGGACCAGCATCCAAACCTGTACAAAAATATTGTCCCAAAATATTTACTTTGAACTCCGTTCTGGTGACATCAGTGAAAACTTTAACAATTGGGTGATTTTAGGATTGCAACATAGagtatgaatattttaaaattattattattattattttaaatgttgctttctacacacacacacacacacacacacacacacacacacacacacagcagccacCTGCCCAAGAGAGCTGTCTTTTGGTGAGGCTACTTTGTTTACTTAGGGGGAAGGTGATGaggatgatgttgttgttgatgatgatgataagcaaATACATTCTGGTAACAACATAAGCTGTAGGTAACCTTCTGTAATTACACCACAGACATGCACGCAGATTCCACTCTTTATCCAGTTAACATTCCCCAGGCTGAACCCTGAAGTATCTAAGATCACTTTCAAATGCCCTTTCTAACAAGCCCCTGAGCAAGAGGCCACTAATTTTCAGCGAACAAAAAGCCACTGGAGAGAGCCCCGTTTGTCAATATCAACTGGTCGAGCAATTTCCCATCTTCAGACACATCGGCCTATCTAAGCTGGCAGATGTTTAGACAAGATTTTATAAATTGTTCAATATCAGCCCGTAATGAACCCCAACTGACCATTCCAAAGCAGCTAAAAGCACCCAGGATCTCCCCTGCTGTGATCTAATAATGCTCTCACGCTGGAACATTATTAATCATGGAATAAAATAGATGAGCCTCTTGAAAAATAAGTGTATGATTGATTAAAGGGCAATCTAAGAAGCTATTATTCTTGTTTTATAACCGTAAGTTATATTCACTCAATTTATCTTTGAGGGAGAAAATAAATGGTTGTTTGTCTCCTTATTGAAATTATATTATAAGGGAATTCTCATTATTCgctggggggggagggattgAAGTGATGGTTTAGCTATTTTTTTAACCTAATGGTGAATCTCTTAAGGGATTACCACATTATAGATATATTTTGTAAAGAGGTGAgatattttcctcttttttttttactttcaagTGTTTTGTATCTCTTGAtaaaaatgaaacacagatctTCACTTACAGTGCAAGTAAATATGGCATTTTGAATTAAGAAGGCTAGCACTAAATACAACAGGATGTACAATagtaatcttttaaaaatgtaaattgtaTATAGTCCAATGCAACAGATTCACTCTGAAGGTTTTTATTGTCCTGCAATATATACGTTCAACAGGTTTAATTAGCCACAAtgctaaatatattttaaatatttaagaaGTTACCTTAGGCAACTGTAACAGTGATATTTTATAAATTATCATgaattacaaaaaaagataaatactaaaaatgaacaaaaaaaagGCCACCACCTTATTGTAGACtaatctgtttttatttacaATTAAAGATATAAATTAGTAAAGAATTCTCGTTAAACAACGAGGGATTGTATAACCATCAATGTCTCAAATAAAAACCAGGCataatttatttacaaaagagTTGGGGTTCCGTTGCAATACAACTTGCATAAATTACTAGAAGCTCTCATatcattacaaaaataaatatcaaATTTGTTTCCACTTTGTAAGTACTCAAGTTCTTCAGTCATGGTTTATTTAATTAATTGCTACTGTATGTATCTTTTACAAAGTGTTTGTACAATAAATCCTATCACACCTAcagaatatagatatatatagatatatatatatataccgtggCAATAAGCTGATCAATTCGAGATATCCTGAGAAAAAACAgatttgcttctttctttctttcattcattctttctttttaagtcaCATATACATTGGGGAGAACTAGACTATACCAGTAAACTCACATAATGTCCAGCAAAATTCTGGTTTAACAATTAGAGAGAGTCTGTAGATTTAATAGTGCTCTGTGGTCTTCTTTTATACAGTGGCACAAGATGTGATCCAGATTTAGAATTTTGttagagatagatagattagcTTGGGGAGAGATGATGGCTTGTTGACTTTTCTCAAAGCAATTGTGACACCTACCTGTGGACCAAGGAAAACACCAGATCATCCACAATCTTTCAGTTACACGCGGCGTGTTAAAAATGGAAGGCTAACTAAaacgctttttcttttcttttcagcataGGAGGATTAGGCTTGGGTTCTGTTCTGCTTTTTTTTTCCCCTGTGGGGGTGGGAAATGGTTGGCCACAAGATATTCTTTAGTCCTAACTGTAGCAGCGATTTGGAAATAAATAGGGAAACAGAGGCAATTCATGCAGACACTATGTTCTCCTTGGAAGGCAGCCAGGACTCCTCTCATTTTCCTTCTCTGCTGtttgaaatgtatataagcatGCTAAATAAAATCACTCTTTATTTTGATTCACAACTATTAGAATTGCGTGTTTACAAAGATGCCTTAAGGTGCATTTGAGCAGGGAAATCTTCTGTACAGCACCCAAAGCATTGAATCAGTGCAATCATGTTCTTTTATTTGGCGTGCTGATATACATTTCAAATAGTACAGAGGGACAATGGGATGAATTCTGGCTGGCATCCAAGAGGAACACACAACTATCCGCCCATATATTTCGACGGGGCCTTATGTAGGAGGAGTTCCCAGTCGATTGCAGTTTCAATTTGCCAATAATAatttggggaaataaaaaaaacaccctgtgatttaaatatttattgaaaatacacaactttcatttttttaaaaaaagcaagaggCTTGTGTGAAATAATTGAACTGATttctccaaaaaacaacaaaaaaggaagggTGAAAATGCAATAGGCTTTTCTTTGTAATAATGCTCTTTTGGTAATGGAGCAAGAAATTAACATTAAGCAAATTTGCAGGCTGAGCAATATGTTTCTGGAGCTGATGCCAAGTGATCCTCCTAAGCGGTGTAACAGAATAGAAggagaaagaaggagaaaaggaacTGGTCTCACTTACTTGCCTGGCTGCTGTGTGATTGCACTTCTATAGGTATGGTTGTAGTCCTACTGTGCACACTTCAGTGGGGTCTGTCAAAATAGAAGCGTCAGTTAGTCACAGGACACAGCTGGCTAACTAGATTATACACTCTGGGCACAGCCTAGCTCCCTCTTGCACAAAACCCCAGCACAGCCCTTGGAAGGCCTTTTCTTGAGCTGGCATTTCTCAGCGGATCTGGGAGTTAACTCGTTCGAAGGCCAGCATTCTTAATTACTTGTTTTAAATTTAGCATAACTTGTAGCAATGTCTCAGACCAATAATGGAACTTTGAAGGAGACAGACaactgaagctgcaatcctaattgGCTGGGGgcggcgggatataaataaaatttattattattattattactaaatgaATTGCCTTTAGATTCGGTCCCATTCTACTGGGGGGgggtttacttccgagtaaatatACTTAGGCATAAGCTATCAGACTTCTCTCTGCTTCACATTGTActgtttttcctgttttcttccaaacctgaaactgttctcctTTTTTGCTTGGGAATATTGCCAAAACAATATTCTCCCTTGCTGTTATTTCTCCCCTCTTAGCAACAAAAACAAGGAATAAACTTTCTGCAAATATTTTCAGATTATATACAGTTCAAGGAGTTTTTAGTGATTTTTAGAGGCATTTTAATTACACAGGGCAATTTATTTACATTACGTTCCTAATCACATTCATAACTGGAAGGCAAATCTCAGCGTTTTCTGTTacatcctctttttcagaggCCTGACCACAGCTtcgggctgcaatcctacacaaaaGGGCTGctttgacaacaacaacattaaaatctATGGAATTCCAAGCAGAAGAACTGTGACCTGGATTTGCAGTTTCGAAAAAGAGTTTTGTACCTGGACTGTCAGAAACCACCATTGCCTTCTTGCTTGTAGCACCCAACttactgtgattttttttttgggggggtagggtAAATTTGCACCCCACATTATTCCTTAATAGAAAAGAAAACCTAGCCAGGGAACACCTACCCTTTTTGGAGTCTGGATTGGAAGGCTTGTAATGTTGTTCTAGGTGGCTCGCGATGGTTTTCAAAGAGTTCTCCGAGCCCTGCTTGTGCACCGAGCTactgccgcctccgccgccgctgCTTAAGACCGTCTGACTTAGCCCCTCGCTGGAGGCCACCGTGGCTGAGTTGTACCTCAGGATGCCCTGACCCTGGAGGGCGTTGAAGTTCCCATAGTTTGTGTAGTTGCTATAAAAAGGCGAGGTGTAATAAATATGCCTCCCCAGGAGAGAGGAGGGCGAGTAGGCAGCGTTGTGCGGGGTGGAAGAGGGCGGCACCGACGGCTGGCAGCTCTGGCCCAGGTTGTGCGGGTGgtgcgggtggtggtggtggtgctgggggtGCTTAAGGTCCGAGGTGGCGATTTCCGCCAGCGACCACAGCTTGGGCTTGCTGGCCGGCGTGGTTTGCGAAGCCGCCGTCGGGGCCATGCGGGCGTCCAAAGCGGCTTTGTTGGCGTTGCGCGCGGAGTCCTCGGCGTGCGGGTGACCCAGCAGAGGGGCTTCCACCCCGGTGAGAGGGGAGGAGGTGACGGGCTTGGAGGGGAGACCCCTGTCCGCCGCTGCCTCctcgtcgtcctcctcctcctcgtcgtcgtcctcctcctcctcgacgTCGTCCTCGTCCTCGTCGATCTCCTCGTACTTGTCCTTGCACTCCGAGCCGGACTCGCAGAGCGGGTCCCCGGCGCCGCAAGGGGCCTTCTCGCCGTCCGATTCGGCCGAGCAGGAGTGGTCGGTGAGCGAGTCCACCTGCAAGCTGATCCCTGCGGCAGAGAACCAGGGGAACCGTCAAGGAAACCAGGCGGAGGcaccggcggcggcagcagcgggaggaggAGAGCGCAGCACCCCGTCTCCTAAAACTCAGGCTCCCCGCCACCCCCAAAACAGGTGGCAAACAATCGGAGCACCACCACcccgctccccacccccttctacaCTCCAGGATCCCCCAGAGATGATCTCCTGCGAAATCCCCTCGGATCCATAGGCCTCTTGAGGGCCTCTTAGCTTCCACGATAGGTGGATCGGACAGCCAGGTCGTGGGTTCAGGTGTCGGCATAAGGCACAAGCTTGAgataagagccaactcctaggggccaaggtcccttcgaagccccctccccaataaaatatttgagtgggcTCGGCCGCCCAAagatgatgggcattgccattcaaatggtgtgcgtgctcCGCTACTTGTGATCgcttatgtggggcagggcttacttgccgccccccaaaaaaccacattttattgAGAAGCGGCCTTCAGCCTCCTCTGCTCCCCCGTCGTGTGCTTCTGCTACAAATAATCCTCGTCCTCATCTCCTTTCCAAAGCCGCTGCAAGCACTGCCCGAGACAATgaagcgctccgaaggcttgagATCCTTCAAGCCTGTTTACCTGGAAGCGGGATAACTACCGCGGTTTACACGGCCTTTTCCGTGGCAAGCGCCTACGGGGAAGCAAGCTTCACTCCGCTCCGTGGCGCTTACTTCACAAGGAACGGCGTTCCCCGCTGTCTTTAAAAGAGAAAGTGCAGGGGCGGCAGGAGTCTCAGGGGATGAATGTGGAAGGTGCGCGCAATGCAATGCGTGGATGCTGCCCCTCCAGCCTGGAAGAATCCCCCTCGCGCGCGTGCACACAACACACACTTACCTccgagtaagccccactgaactccgaGGTAGACCTGCACCGGGTCGGGCTGCAGGGCTCCATGCAGGCCCATGACCTGCCTCCCTGCCCCACGAAACCAGCCTGTTCCTCCCTCACCTTCATCCTCGGCCGACGTCTCGTTGCTGTCCCGGCCTTTGTCCGACGGCAGCGCCTCCTCTTCCTTGCCGCGGATCCCGCCGCCGCCGGCGTCGAGGTCCTCGTCCTCGTCCTCGCTCTTGTTGCGCGGCGCCCAGGTCATCTTGTTCTCCTTCTTGAGCCTCCTCCTGGCGTTGGCGAACCAGGTGGAGACCTGCGTGAGGGTCATCTTGGTGATGATGGCCAGCATGATCTTCTCGCCTTTGGTCGGGTAGGGGTTCTTGCGGTGCTCCTGCAGCCAGGCCTTCAGCGTGGCCGTGGCGTCCCGCGTGGCGTTCTTGCGGTAAGCGGGGTCGTTCAGCTGGTAGGGGTAGGCTGGGCTACCGTAAGGGTGGTAGCTGATGGCCCCGCTCATGCCCGTCGCGTGGGCATCGTAAGGGGAGCCCTGCCAAGCACAAAAGCAAGGGCGTTAGGCATTTCGGAAGAGCTGGCAGCCACCAGCAACGCCACGGGAGCGACTATTACATTTTACACTAATGTAATGCAATCACTCCAGCGAACAATGTTATTATTTCTTAATTGTAGTGCCGAGCACTCCTGCATTATTATTactcaagaagaaaaaaaataaagtatCCAGAGGGCATTCGAATCCCTTCTTCCCTCTGAAAACTGCTGATGTCTTCGTTGCAGTTTATTGCAATTCAACGCAGACATTTTTATTTTCTCCCTCCAAAGGCCCTACAGGTAGTTTCTTAAAATGATAGCTTTCTagttttcctctcccctctcctcctcctcctcctccgcctccacACATGGTTGCAACGATATTTCCTCTGTTGCCatacaggaaagagagagagagaaagaaagagagagaggagagagagagagagagagagagagacaacaaaGCCCCCCACTTAGCAATTCACTTCGCTAATGCATTGCAAATCCAATTTGCAAACCAGAAGATATGCACCGTTTCGAATTGGTCAAATGCGATATAATTAGCATTTTAATTCGCCCTTTAAACGTTTAAATTGCGCTGATTTAAAGTCTGCATAATACgagggtgaggagagagagaagagaaggggggggggcgaagagAGAGAGGAATTAGTTGAGCCAACTTGATAACTTTCGGAGTCGGTCCAGGAAACCAAGCTAAACACAGCGCTCCGAATGTACCTAATGTTCCTAAATAGCCCGGGAACAATAAGGCTTGGCAACTTGCGACTGCTTTTCTTCTGCCACGAGAAAGTCAAACAGAGGAGCGTTTGAGATCGGCTCCCATTATCCTAAATAAAGATCGCCAGGCTGGGAGaaaaggtggaggggggggggagagagggagagacgaCTCCAGCCAAAGGCGCTCGATCTGATATCTCTTGTGTAGTGAAACAAAACGAACCCTTTGCCCCACTTTCCCAGGACCAATTGGCTCCGCTAGCTTTAATCCTTCGCCGGTTtgcaagagctgcaaaaacacgCGCGATCGCCAGCACAGACGTGCTCGGAAGGAAGCGCGAGTTGGAGGTGGAAATCCGTCGGAAGAGGAGccctctctcttctcctccccagcaacaaataaataaaaataaaaagaaataaacaacaccTTTAATCGAGTTTCAGCTTGGACTCCTGTCCATCGGTCGAAAGCCTCCCCCGCCCCGGTAAATCACATAGATTTCTAGATATTTATATATGGGAGAAGCGCTAAAGAGATGGAAGGAAAAAGTGGAGGAGGATACGGATGTCAGAAAATGAAAGTGAGCGAGGAGAAAAgaataaaggaaataaattggCAAGGGAAAGAAGTGAGggagatggaaagaaggaaaggagagggggagggagggaggaatgaatGAGAAGATGGATCAGCAACGAAAGAGGGGAAAGCGAAGGAGGAAAGTCGAGAGAAGCGCAGCGAGGCCGCCTCGGAGGAAGAAGGCTTCCGTGTGTGTGCCTAACGCGGGTTGCCCGGCGTGTCGGGCGGGCTGCATCCCCACGACCCCCCAGCCTAGCCCGGGCAGCCTCGGCGCTGCGAGCGGGGGAAGcgatggaggaggaggatgaagatggAGGCGGCTGGCGCCGGCGGTGGGCTGTCCGGTCCGTTACCCACCATGTAGGAGGGGAATCCCGTGGCCGGGTCGGTGGAGTACTGGAGCGGGCTGCTGAAGCCGGTGGCCGCCGCTTGGGCGGTGAAGGCGGCGGATCCGGGGTAAGGGCTGAACGCCGAGCCCGAAGACGACCTGGCCAGCTCTTCGCTCCGGGGCGCCGCCAGCGCCGACGCCCCGTAAGCCGGGCACGAGTAGAGCGCCAGCGAGCCCGGGGGCTGGTAGAGGTAGCCCTGAGGGTAGGACATGGCTGGCCCACGGGCAGCGAGCGAGGAAGGGGCCTGGGCTGAGGCGAGCGGAGGACGACTGCGGGCGCTTCAGCTacgggcgccgccgccgccgccgccgccgctcgctCGCTGCAGCCGCTGAGGAGCTCACAGCGTCCCCTCCATAGGCGGGAGGAGCGCGAGCCAAAAGGAGAGCTCGGCGCGAGGCTGAGGGAAAGCCTCTCGCACGTCCCgggagcgcgcgcgcgcccgccgccgccgcctcgcgcGCTCGCCCGCGCTCCTGCTTTCCCACGCAGAAGTCACCcgcggctgctgctgcaggaggaggaagaggcggcgGGCATCTGGGCAAGAGGAGCGCGCGGGAAAATGGaggcggaggagcagcaggaggaggtgtCTTCCCCGGCCCGGGCGGGGAAGGGGCGGCCGAGCAGAGCGCGCGCGAGGCAAAAGCAGCCTCGACCAGGCTCCGCCAGGCAAGCGGCCGCCGCGACGGCCGGCCGGCCCCGGCGGCTCGTCTGGTCGGCGCGCTCGCGAGCCGCCCCCCGTGAGGCGAGCGAGGCGAGCTTTCCCCCCCGGCGCCCGGCGCGACCAGCTTTTGGCGCGGGCATAAGGGAGTCTACGAGGCGAGGAGTTTTGTGAGGAGAGGAGTTTCGCCGGGGCATTGGCAAGGCGAGCTGTCCGTCACGGCGGCTCATTTGCATGCGGAGGAGGACACGCCCCTCGCCCGGCTTCTTACCCaccgaaggaaggaaggaagaacttGGGCGGGACTCCCGGCCAGCGAGAGAACATGGAATGAAGCCCCGCCCCCGGCGCCcgaagggaggaggagagagcgagCGCGCGAGGATGGCGCGCTGTGGCTGCGGCTGAAGAAGCTGGCCGGGCGCCGAGCGACCAAAGGCGTCCTTGTCTCGTGCTCCCCACCtcctcccgcccgcccgccggc carries:
- the IRX2 gene encoding iroquois-class homeodomain protein IRX-2 isoform X1, whose translation is MSYPQGYLYQPPGSLALYSCPAYGASALAAPRSEELARSSSGSAFSPYPGSAAFTAQAAATGFSSPLQYSTDPATGFPSYMGSPYDAHATGMSGAISYHPYGSPAYPYQLNDPAYRKNATRDATATLKAWLQEHRKNPYPTKGEKIMLAIITKMTLTQVSTWFANARRRLKKENKMTWAPRNKSEDEDEDLDAGGGGIRGKEEEALPSDKGRDSNETSAEDEGEGGTGWFRGAGRQVMGLHGALQPDPVQVYLGVQWGLLGGISLQVDSLTDHSCSAESDGEKAPCGAGDPLCESGSECKDKYEEIDEDEDDVEEEEDDDEEEEDDEEAAADRGLPSKPVTSSPLTGVEAPLLGHPHAEDSARNANKAALDARMAPTAASQTTPASKPKLWSLAEIATSDLKHPQHHHHHPHHPHNLGQSCQPSVPPSSTPHNAAYSPSSLLGRHIYYTSPFYSNYTNYGNFNALQGQGILRYNSATVASSEGLSQTVLSSGGGGGSSSVHKQGSENSLKTIASHLEQHYKPSNPDSKKDPTEVCTVGLQPYL
- the IRX2 gene encoding iroquois-class homeodomain protein IRX-2 isoform X2 — protein: MSYPQGYLYQPPGSLALYSCPAYGASALAAPRSEELARSSSGSAFSPYPGSAAFTAQAAATGFSSPLQYSTDPATGFPSYMGSPYDAHATGMSGAISYHPYGSPAYPYQLNDPAYRKNATRDATATLKAWLQEHRKNPYPTKGEKIMLAIITKMTLTQVSTWFANARRRLKKENKMTWAPRNKSEDEDEDLDAGGGGIRGKEEEALPSDKGRDSNETSAEDEGISLQVDSLTDHSCSAESDGEKAPCGAGDPLCESGSECKDKYEEIDEDEDDVEEEEDDDEEEEDDEEAAADRGLPSKPVTSSPLTGVEAPLLGHPHAEDSARNANKAALDARMAPTAASQTTPASKPKLWSLAEIATSDLKHPQHHHHHPHHPHNLGQSCQPSVPPSSTPHNAAYSPSSLLGRHIYYTSPFYSNYTNYGNFNALQGQGILRYNSATVASSEGLSQTVLSSGGGGGSSSVHKQGSENSLKTIASHLEQHYKPSNPDSKKDPTEVCTVGLQPYL
- the IRX2 gene encoding iroquois-class homeodomain protein IRX-2 isoform X3, with product MSGAISYHPYGSPAYPYQLNDPAYRKNATRDATATLKAWLQEHRKNPYPTKGEKIMLAIITKMTLTQVSTWFANARRRLKKENKMTWAPRNKSEDEDEDLDAGGGGIRGKEEEALPSDKGRDSNETSAEDEGEGGTGWFRGAGRQVMGLHGALQPDPVQVYLGVQWGLLGGISLQVDSLTDHSCSAESDGEKAPCGAGDPLCESGSECKDKYEEIDEDEDDVEEEEDDDEEEEDDEEAAADRGLPSKPVTSSPLTGVEAPLLGHPHAEDSARNANKAALDARMAPTAASQTTPASKPKLWSLAEIATSDLKHPQHHHHHPHHPHNLGQSCQPSVPPSSTPHNAAYSPSSLLGRHIYYTSPFYSNYTNYGNFNALQGQGILRYNSATVASSEGLSQTVLSSGGGGGSSSVHKQGSENSLKTIASHLEQHYKPSNPDSKKDPTEVCTVGLQPYL